DNA from Longimicrobium sp.:
CAGTGACGAGGCGAGCTCCGAGCACGCGCCCTCAGGATGACACCGTTTTGGAGTCGGCGATGACAGTTCGTCTCGCCGTCAGCGGATGGTGATGTCGATGCGGGCGCGGCCCTCGGACTCGACGACGGCGGCCACGGCCTGCGGCGTCACCACCACGCCCACGGGGTGGATGGTGTCGATCCTCCCGCTCAGGCGCACGGCGCTGCTCAGGTTCCGGTTGATGGCCTCGTTCACGTCCTGCCTGAGCTCGGCGATGCGCTCGCCCACGCCGAAGCGCGCGGCGGCGCGCATCTGCTCGCGCAGGCGCTCGTAGAGGAGCCAGCTGGCGGCGCCGCCCAGCACGTTCTTCGTCTCCACCGAGAAGTCCAGGTCGGGGACCGAGACCACCTGCGCCGCCGCGTCGTAGCGGGGCGTGCCCACGAAGTAGAGGGTGCCGCGGGCGTCGCCGCCCACCCGCACCGCCATCACCACGCGGTCGCCGCCGCCGGCGTAGAGGCGCACGTCCCTCACCCGCACGGTGCGGCCGCGGACCTCGTGGCTCTTCCCCACCAGCGCCTCGCGGAGCAGCTCGCTGGCGTGCACGAAGGTCAGCTCGGCCGTCATGGCGATGCGGAAGCCCCGCCCGGGCGAGTAGGGGCCGTACGCCGGCAGCGGCACCGAGTCGACCGCCGGCCGGTCGCCGATCACCACCTTGGGGCGCACGGTGACGGCCACCTCGGTGCCGATCCGCGTCCCGTCGGCCCGGGGCGGCGCCACCGCCACCGACTCGGGGCGCAGCAGCAGGTAGACGCCGTCGGCGGCCTTGATCGGCTTCTGGATCTCGCCCCACACGTCCTCCACCCGCCGCCGGAGGTCGACTTCCTCGCGCAGCTCGGCGTCGACCTGCGGGGCCACCTTGCCGAGCTCCTTCTGCACCAGCTCCGCCACGCGCTCGGTGACGTCCACGTTGGCCCGGGTGAGGCGGCAGCGGACCCCGGCGCGCACCGGGCGGGCGCGCGTCTGGGGGACCACCGTCCAGTCGGGCTTCCAGGCGACGTCGGTCCGGAGCCCCACGTCGAGCGTGGGCATCGGCCCGTCGTGCCCGCACGAGGCCAGCGTCACCCAGCGGCACCCCGCCACCGGCACGCACGCGCGCTCGGCGATGCGGGCGCGATAGCGCACGTGCGCGCCCACCTCCAGGCGCTCGCCGCCCAGGGTGAGTTGCAGCGGGTCGCGCTCCCACATCTGCTTCACGTACAGCGTGCCCACCACGGGGAACTCGCCCAGCGGCTTCCACTCGTCCTCGTCGTTGTCGCCGCGCGGCACGGCCCGCTCCACCTTCCCGATCAGCGAGTCGAGCGCCAGGGTCACGGGGAGGTGCACCACCGAGCGCTCCGGCTCGGGGAGCGCCCGGTACGCCCCGGCCGGGGCCGGCTCGGGGACGTCGACCGGGGTGCCGCGCGAGGCGATCCACAGCACGGCCCCGCCCGCGGCGGCGAGGACCAGGAGGACGAGGGCGGCGGCGACGAGGAGCTTCCTGCGCACGGGCGGGCGGGGTGGGAGGGTGGGGGCGAGGGAGGATCACTCCTCGCGCTCGGGCGGGCGCGGGCTCACGATGTCGAGCGCCAGGCGCCAGGGCGCGCCCGCCCGGCGCACCCAGATGCGCTCGTACCAGCCGCTCTCGGCGCGCCCGTTGCCGCTGGCGTCGGCCAGCCGGTACTCGCCGATCACGTAGCCGAAGTCGCCCGCGCGCGACACGTGCGCCTGCCCCGGCACAGCCGAGTAGCGGCGCGCGTCGAGCGCGGCCAGCGCGGGAGCCGCCTCGCGCCCGATCGCCGGGAAGGCGCCGGGGCGGTGCAGCCGCACCTGGTCGTCGCCGTGCTCCAGTATCGCGGCCGCCAGCCCCCGCTCCCGCGCGACACCCGCGAAGGCGCGGTCCGCCGCCAGCAGCGACTCGCGCGCCTCCGCCTCGCCCGCGGCGGGAGCCGCGCGCGGGGTCCCGGCCGCGGCCGGCCGCTCCCACGGAGGCAGCTGCGCGCCCGGCGCCGGGTGCGGCGTGCCGAGGTCGGACACGAACCGCCACCCCTCGGGCCCGCGCCGCCAGACGGTGACGAAGTGCCCCTGCCCCGTGGGCGCGGCGGACGGGTTGGGGCGCACCTGGTACGGCCCCGTGGTGAAGCCCAGGTCGCCCGAGGCGGAGATGCGCGCGTAGACCGGGTACCAGGAGAGGGCGATGGGCGGCGACGGGCCGCTCTCCAGCGCCTGCCGGCCGTTCACCGGCCCGGGGCGGAAGAGCACCCCGTCGTCGGCGATGGAGCGCAGGAACGCGTCGCGTACCCCCAGCGGCCCCGCCGACGCCGCGAACGCCCGCTCCGCCTCGACCATCGAAGTCAGCTGATCTTCCGTCCCGGCGGCGGGCGCGTGCGCGCAGGCGGTT
Protein-coding regions in this window:
- a CDS encoding DUF4403 family protein — protein: MRRKLLVAAALVLLVLAAAGGAVLWIASRGTPVDVPEPAPAGAYRALPEPERSVVHLPVTLALDSLIGKVERAVPRGDNDEDEWKPLGEFPVVGTLYVKQMWERDPLQLTLGGERLEVGAHVRYRARIAERACVPVAGCRWVTLASCGHDGPMPTLDVGLRTDVAWKPDWTVVPQTRARPVRAGVRCRLTRANVDVTERVAELVQKELGKVAPQVDAELREEVDLRRRVEDVWGEIQKPIKAADGVYLLLRPESVAVAPPRADGTRIGTEVAVTVRPKVVIGDRPAVDSVPLPAYGPYSPGRGFRIAMTAELTFVHASELLREALVGKSHEVRGRTVRVRDVRLYAGGGDRVVMAVRVGGDARGTLYFVGTPRYDAAAQVVSVPDLDFSVETKNVLGGAASWLLYERLREQMRAAARFGVGERIAELRQDVNEAINRNLSSAVRLSGRIDTIHPVGVVVTPQAVAAVVESEGRARIDITIR
- a CDS encoding nuclear transport factor 2 family protein, with the protein product MVEAERAFAASAGPLGVRDAFLRSIADDGVLFRPGPVNGRQALESGPSPPIALSWYPVYARISASGDLGFTTGPYQVRPNPSAAPTGQGHFVTVWRRGPEGWRFVSDLGTPHPAPGAQLPPWERPAAAGTPRAAPAAGEAEARESLLAADRAFAGVARERGLAAAILEHGDDQVRLHRPGAFPAIGREAAPALAALDARRYSAVPGQAHVSRAGDFGYVIGEYRLADASGNGRAESGWYERIWVRRAGAPWRLALDIVSPRPPEREE